One part of the Solanum dulcamara chromosome 3, daSolDulc1.2, whole genome shotgun sequence genome encodes these proteins:
- the LOC129881483 gene encoding laccase-17-like, producing MGAIEIFLVSLMIASCLVPSVSAVTRHYKFEIKMQNVTRLCHTKSMVTVNGQFPGPRIIAREGDRLEIEVVNHVHNNISIHWHGIRQLRSGWADGPAYVTQCPIQSGQKYVYNFTIIGQRGTFWWHAHISWLRSTLYGPIIILPKKNTLYPFAKPHKEVPIIFGEWFNADTEAIISQALQTGGGPNVSDAYTINGLPGPFNNCSAKDTFKLKVKPEKTYLLRLINAALNDELFFSIANHTVQIIDADGVYVKPFETDTLIITPGQTHNVLLKTKPHFPNATFYMTARPYVTGPGTFDNSTVAGILEYESKAKLHLKNLPIFKPLLPALNDTNFVTNFTSRLKSLATPKFPANVPQNVDKRFFFTVGLGTSPCDQNKTCQGPNGTKFSASINNVSFILPTTALLQSHFFGQSKGVYKPDFPYSPLNWFNYSGNPPNNTLVNNDTKLMVLAFNTSVELVMQDTSILGLESHPLHLHGFNFFVVGQGFGNFDPNKDPSNFNLVDPIERNTVGVPSGGWVAIRFLADNPGVWFMHCHLEVHTSWGLKMAWLVQDGKLPNQKLPPPPMDLPKC from the exons ATGGGTGCGATTGAAATATTTCTCGTTTCTCTGATGATTGCGTCGTGTCTCGTCCCTAGCGTTTCCGCTGTGACCAGACACTATAAATTTGAA ATCAAAATGCAAAATGTGACACGACTATGCCACACAAAGAGTATGGTTACAGTGAATGGACAATTCCCTGGACCTCGTATTATAGCAAGGGAAGGTGATCGTCTTGAAATTGAAGTAGTCAATCATGTTCACAACAATATTTCCATCCATTG GCATGGAATTCGACAGCTTCGTAGTGGATGGGCAGATGGACCAGCATATGTAACACAATGTccaattcaaagtggccaaaaATATGTGTATAATTTCACTATAATTGGTCAAAGAGGAACTTTTTGGTGGCATGCACATATTTCATGGTTGAGATCAACTCTCTATGGTCCAATTATCATTCTTCCTAAGAAAAATACTCTTTATCCATTTGCTAAACCTCACAAAGAAGTTCCCATCATCTTTG GAGAATGGTTCAATGCTGACACTGAAGCTATAATTTCCCAAGCTTTACAAACAGGTGGAGGTCCTAATGTTTCTGATGCTTATACTATTAATGGACTTCCTGGACCTTTCAATAATTGCTCCGCAAAAG ATACTTTTAAGCTAAAGGTGAAGCCTGAAAAGACGTACCTTCTTCGATTGATCAACGCTGCACTTAATGATGAACTTTTCTTCAGTATTGCAAATCATACTGTTCAAATTATCGACGCTGATGGAGTTTATGTTAAACCCTTTGAGACAGATACACTTATTATCACACCAGGACAAACCCACAATGTTCTTCTCAAAACTAAACCTCATTTTCCTAATGCCACATTTTACATGACTGCTCGACCCTATGTTACAGGTCCTGGCACATTTGATAACTCTACAGTTGCTGGAATTTTAGAGTATGAATCAAAAGCAAAACTCCATTTGAAAAATCTACCAATCTTTAAGCCGTTACTACCAGCTCTGAATGACACAAATTTCGTCACCAATTTTACAAGTAGATTAAAAAGTCTCGCGACTCCTAAGTTCCCTGCTAATGTACCTCAAAACGTCGATAAACGTTTTTTTTTCACGGTAGGTCTTGGAACAAGTCCTTGTGATCAAAACAAAACTTGTCAAGGACCTAATGGTACAAAATTCTCAGCTTCCATCAATAATGTGTCATTTATACTACCTACAACTGCACTTCTCCAATCACATTTCTTTGGGCAATCCAAAGGTGTATACAAGCCTGATTTTCCTTATAGTCCTTTAAATTGGTTTAACTACAGTGGGAACCCTCCAAATAACACTCTAGTTAATAATGATACAAAACTTATGGTTTTGGCATTTAACACAAGTGTGGAACTAGTAATGCAAGATACAAGCATTCTTGGTCTTGAAAGtcatcctcttcatcttcatggATTCAACTTCTTTGTTGTTGGACAAGGATTTGGGAATTTTGACCCTAATAAGGATCCATCAAATTTCAACCTTGTTGACCCTATTGAAAGGAACACTGTGGGTGTCCCTTCTGGTGGTTGGGTTGCTATTCGATTTCTCGCGGATAATCCAG GAGTATGGTTTATGCATTGTCACTTGGAAGTTCACACAAGTTGGGGATTGAAGATGGCATGGTTGGTTCAAGATGGAAAACTTCCAAATCAAAAGTTGCCTCCACCACCAATGGACCTTCCCAAATGTTGA
- the LOC129881482 gene encoding aspartic proteinase PCS1 yields MKLVSFFFFTLFLSLLHQPLKCSSATNFTTQITSPMLILPLKTQQIPSGSSFPRASNKLPFTHNVTLTVSLSVGTPPQNVTMVLDTGSELSWLHSNATRIKQPVFKPNMSVSYRPVACSEPTCTTRTQDLSIPVSCDSKNFCHAVLSYADSSSSEGNLAMDTFRIAGSNFSGTIFGSMDSGITTNSDEDEKTTGLMGMNRGSLSFVSQIGFKKFSYCISSLDFSGVLLLGESNFTWVLPLNYTPLVEISLPLPYFDRVAYTIQLEGIKVSNKLLPIPESVFVPDHTGAGQTMVDSGTQFTFLLGQAYTALRNEFLNQTMTTLKVLEDQDFVFQGAMDLCYRVPVNQTWLPKLPLVSLVFRGAEITISGEQLLYRVPGEIRGKDSIHCFTFGNSELLAVEAYIIGHHHQQNVWVEYDLEKSRIGFAQVRCDIVSQRFGLSR; encoded by the coding sequence ATGAAATtagtttccttcttcttcttcacattgTTTCTCTCCTTGCTCCATCAACCCCTCAAATGTTCTTCCGCTACCAATTTCACTACCCAAATTACTTCACCAATGTTGATTTTACCCCTAAAAACTCAACAAATCCCATCTGGGTCTTCTTTCCCTAGAGCTTCAAATAAACTCCCATTTACTCACAATGTCACTCTTACTGTTTCCCTTTCAGTCGGTACACCTCCACAGAATGTTACCATGGTGCTCGACACAGGTAGTGAACTCTCATGGCTACATTCCAATGCTACCCGAATCAAACAACCCGTTTTCAAACCGAACATGTCAGTTTCTTACCGACCCGTTGCTTGCTCCGAACCCACTTGCACGACCCGAACTCAAGATTTATCTATCCCAGTTTCTTGTGATTCCAAGAATTTCTGTCATGCTGTGCTTTCTTATGCTGATTCTTCCTCTTCTGAAGGGAATTTAGCAATGGATACGTTTAGAATTGCCGGGTCGAATTTTTCGGGTACGATATTCGGGTCAATGGATTCGGGTATTACTACTAATTCAGATGAGGATGAAAAGACAACCGGGTTAATGGGTATGAACCGTGGATCTCTTTCTTTTGTTTCACAAATAGGCTTTAAGAAATTTTCTTATTGCATTTCGAGTCTTGATTTTTCTGGTGTTTTACTTCTCGGTGAATCGAATTTTACTTGGGTTTTACCGTTAAATTACACGCCGTTAGTGGAAATTTCACTTCCGTTACCTTATTTTGATCGAGTAGCGTATACTATTCAACTTGAAGGGATTAAAGTGTCGAATAAATTACTTCCGATACCCGAATCCGTATTTGTACCCGATCATACCGGGGCGGGTCAAACCATGGTTGATTcgggtactcaattcactttccTACTTGGTCAAGCTTACACTGCATTAAGAAACGAGTTTTTGAATCAAACAATGACAACTCTTAAGGTTCTTGAAGATCAAGATTTTGTTTTTCAAGGTGCAATGGACTTATGTTATCGGGTACCTGTTAACCAAACGTGGTTACCTAAGTTACCATTGGTTAGTTTAGTGTTTCGAGGAGCGGAAATAACGATTTCGGGGGAACAGTTGTTGTATCGTGTACCTGGTGAAATTCGGGGAAAAGATTCGATACATTGCTTCACTTTTGGAAATTCCGAGTTACTAGCGGTCGAGGCGTACATTATtggacatcatcatcaacaaaaTGTATGGGTGGAGTATGATCTTGAAAAATCTCGCATTGGTTTTGCTCAAGTACGATGCGATATAGTGAGTCAAAGATTTGGTCTTTCTCGTTAA